From the Pedobacter cryoconitis genome, one window contains:
- a CDS encoding pentapeptide repeat-containing protein produces the protein MSTADEQITHHQKRFENINYEDKHLVSRYFEGCTFYKSTIKGCLFEDCTFNNCTFEDCDISLIKFKDTFISNLIVVNCKAIGILWYDTLNPFSINAKSSILSYSSFFGKNLKKIKLTNCTAREVDFSNCNLSSADFNGTDFLGSTFSSTDLRMANFTAAQNYQIDPSGNKIKGAIFQLPAAISFLDSLGIKIVD, from the coding sequence TTGAGTACTGCCGATGAACAGATCACACATCACCAAAAGCGTTTCGAAAACATAAACTACGAAGATAAACATCTGGTTAGCCGTTATTTCGAAGGATGTACCTTTTATAAGTCAACTATCAAAGGATGTCTGTTTGAAGACTGTACTTTCAATAACTGCACCTTTGAAGACTGTGATATTTCACTGATTAAATTTAAAGATACTTTTATAAGTAATCTAATTGTCGTGAATTGTAAAGCTATCGGTATACTTTGGTACGATACGCTGAATCCTTTCTCCATCAATGCTAAAAGCTCTATTTTGAGTTATTCCAGCTTTTTTGGAAAGAATCTTAAAAAAATAAAGCTTACCAACTGTACAGCAAGGGAGGTTGATTTTTCGAACTGTAACCTGAGCAGTGCAGATTTTAACGGTACTGATTTTTTAGGGTCTACTTTTTCCAGTACTGATCTCAGGATGGCTAATTTTACAGCGGCGCAGAACTATCAGATAGATCCTTCAGGTAATAAGATCAAGGGTGCTATCTTTCAATTACCAGCTGCTATTTCTTTTTTAGATAGTCTGGGGATAAAAATCGTTGATTAA
- a CDS encoding PLP-dependent aminotransferase family protein: MKQYRYEEFTVIIETQIKEGIYKPGHKLPSVRAIMRKYGMSTGAVQQGFDYLMSKGLVESIHKSGYYISNVLENQVSISTGKRLPVVRDAVFKHKLSQTTSLRAGRNSLTEFNVAAPGDLLVPQKMILRTMQQVIRAQGAGLLRYYPSTGSEELKHNICKHSAHYNTKMNADELIITDGALQALYIALVSTCSAGDVVAVESPCVFSILQVIKTLQLKVVEVPMDFQTGFDIGYLEKACLTTKIKAIIVTPNFQNPTGILLSDDQKKQLLNVAQHWGIAVIENDVYGDLNFTGQRPSNLKSFDESGLVMTYSSYAKTLAAGIRLGWLSAGRFFQQAEQVKFSTGGTVSPVYQETVNQLLNTHSYDRHIRTFRTQLSKNAYHTINLLTTYFPKGTQMVMPAGGYNLWVKLSDEINSKDFYLHCDQVGVKFTPGETFSFSGDFKRFFRIVFADQYSAKRIEGLKLAGKG; encoded by the coding sequence ATGAAACAATACCGGTATGAAGAATTTACAGTAATTATTGAAACTCAGATCAAAGAAGGCATCTATAAACCAGGGCATAAACTACCTTCTGTAAGAGCAATAATGAGAAAATATGGAATGAGTACAGGCGCTGTACAACAGGGGTTTGATTATTTAATGAGTAAAGGTCTGGTTGAAAGTATCCATAAATCCGGATATTACATTTCTAATGTGCTTGAAAATCAGGTCAGTATATCGACTGGAAAACGGTTGCCCGTAGTCAGGGATGCTGTGTTTAAACATAAACTATCACAAACTACTTCCTTGCGTGCCGGCCGGAATTCTTTAACTGAATTCAACGTGGCTGCTCCGGGAGATTTATTAGTTCCTCAAAAAATGATTTTAAGGACTATGCAGCAAGTGATCAGAGCACAGGGCGCTGGTCTCTTAAGGTACTATCCTTCAACAGGATCGGAAGAATTAAAACATAATATTTGTAAACATTCGGCACACTACAATACAAAGATGAACGCCGATGAGCTGATCATTACCGATGGCGCATTACAAGCATTATATATTGCTTTGGTTTCTACTTGTTCTGCCGGTGATGTGGTTGCTGTTGAAAGCCCTTGCGTGTTTTCCATTCTTCAGGTAATTAAGACTTTACAGCTAAAAGTAGTGGAGGTCCCTATGGATTTTCAGACCGGATTTGATATAGGATATTTAGAGAAAGCATGTTTAACAACAAAAATAAAAGCGATAATAGTAACCCCGAACTTTCAGAATCCTACAGGGATCCTGCTCTCTGACGATCAGAAAAAACAACTGCTGAATGTGGCACAACATTGGGGGATCGCTGTAATTGAAAATGATGTATATGGAGATTTAAATTTCACTGGTCAGCGGCCATCTAACCTGAAATCATTTGATGAAAGCGGGCTGGTAATGACCTATTCTTCGTACGCTAAAACACTGGCTGCGGGAATCAGGCTGGGCTGGTTATCGGCAGGCCGGTTTTTCCAGCAGGCAGAGCAGGTGAAATTCTCAACCGGGGGCACTGTTTCTCCTGTTTACCAGGAAACAGTGAATCAATTGCTGAATACGCATAGTTATGACAGACATATCAGGACCTTCAGAACTCAATTATCAAAAAATGCTTACCATACAATTAATCTGCTGACCACTTATTTTCCAAAAGGTACACAGATGGTTATGCCTGCGGGTGGTTATAATTTATGGGTTAAACTATCAGATGAAATTAATAGCAAAGATTTTTACCTGCATTGTGATCAGGTAGGGGTGAAATTCACACCAGGCGAAACTTTTTCCTTCTCCGGTGATTTTAAACGGTTTTTCAGAATAGTATTCGCTGATCAATATTCAGCAAAGCGGATCGAAGGACTCAAACTTGCAGGAAAGGGTTAG
- a CDS encoding Rrf2 family transcriptional regulator, whose translation MNNAKFATALHILTLLDLAKGQRLSSEWIAGSINLNPALVRKEISNLRKLGFISSKEGNGGGCTLARPSAEIFLSEIYKAVRMPPLLGSSNTPNPSCMVGRQINQHLEGLYTEAELSLTSKLEKRTLKEFGEKFQPAL comes from the coding sequence ATGAATAATGCAAAGTTTGCCACTGCCTTACATATCCTCACCTTACTTGATTTAGCTAAGGGCCAGAGGTTATCTTCAGAATGGATTGCCGGCAGTATTAATCTGAATCCGGCACTTGTCAGGAAGGAAATCAGTAACCTGCGGAAACTAGGGTTTATTTCCAGTAAGGAAGGGAATGGTGGCGGGTGTACGCTTGCCCGTCCTTCAGCAGAGATTTTTTTGTCAGAGATTTATAAGGCTGTACGTATGCCTCCACTGCTTGGTAGTTCGAATACACCAAATCCTTCCTGTATGGTAGGCCGCCAGATTAATCAGCACCTGGAGGGGTTGTATACCGAGGCAGAGCTTTCGCTCACCAGCAAATTAGAAAAAAGAACACTGAAAGAGTTTGGTGAAAAATTTCAACCAGCATTGTAA
- a CDS encoding AsmA-like C-terminal region-containing protein: MPFWLKRSVQIFSALIVLIIVIFIGLAIYVGANKKELQASITKELNKSLNGNLTIATIEPTFLKGFPNVSVSLKKVEIKDSLWNVHHHSLLTAGDLDISVNTMALLKGTIEIKKVTINDASIYLYTDSNGYSNTSVFKKKPKKEPEVKDDSSSPAQIRRFDLNAVRFILDNRKGNKLFLFAVQDFSGKIDYPASGWKADVNLKTLVRSLAFNTKRGSFVKDKLLEGKMDIAYNEKAGIIEVKPNVLNIGTDPFILGAKFKISKDPVEFSISVEAPNILWKSASALLAPNISSRLNMFNLDKPIFAKAIIEGNMGAGGDPSIFVKAAIKDNTLTGFGGIVDNCNFAGVYTNNFINGKGYTDENSAIKLYHFSGSYKELPFTIDTVFIHNLDKPVATGIFKSQFNVAKLSTVLGTDVLNFTKGTADVKLNYSADIVDFKLNKPMLTGTINVKNADVSYVPRGVNFKNTSIFLDFKGPDLLIHDIRLQSGKSVVFMDGSVKNFLNLYYNSPEKILLNWRMHSQNLYLGDFLAFLGTRKNSTPVKSKNKSNNFATQMNTMLEKGNAEINLRVDKVHYNKFTGSNATADIFLSENGLNLKNVSLKHGGGSIKLNGKLQQNGRLNNFALNTVVSNVNISDFFYSFDNFGLESPTYKNLKGSFFTKTNVTGSIDGQGKLIPGSMNGNVNFDLKKGALLNYNAVKSIGKFAFPFRNLDNITFDNLNGNFDIKGRLVTIKPMMINSSLLNMNLAGVYATTGKGTNILLDVPLRNPKKDEDITDKQELKERRMKGIVIHILATDGEDGKIKFKLVGKKDKDS, from the coding sequence ATGCCCTTTTGGTTAAAACGCTCTGTTCAAATTTTTTCTGCTCTTATTGTACTGATCATTGTGATCTTTATCGGCCTCGCAATCTATGTAGGCGCTAATAAAAAGGAATTACAAGCCTCTATAACCAAAGAATTAAATAAGAGCCTCAATGGTAACCTGACTATTGCTACTATTGAACCTACCTTTCTTAAAGGTTTTCCCAATGTCTCGGTATCTTTGAAAAAAGTAGAAATTAAAGACAGCTTATGGAATGTTCATCACCATTCGCTGCTTACCGCAGGTGATCTTGATATTTCAGTTAATACCATGGCCTTGTTAAAAGGTACTATCGAAATTAAGAAAGTTACTATCAATGATGCTTCAATTTACTTATATACTGATAGTAACGGCTATAGTAATACCTCTGTTTTTAAGAAAAAGCCTAAGAAAGAACCCGAAGTAAAAGATGACAGTTCTTCACCTGCCCAGATCAGGCGTTTTGATCTGAATGCTGTGCGTTTTATTCTGGATAACAGAAAAGGAAATAAACTGTTTTTATTTGCGGTACAAGACTTTAGCGGGAAAATAGACTATCCTGCTTCAGGGTGGAAAGCTGACGTGAATCTAAAAACATTAGTACGCAGCCTTGCCTTCAATACAAAAAGAGGGAGTTTCGTAAAAGATAAGTTGCTGGAAGGAAAAATGGATATCGCTTATAATGAGAAAGCTGGCATTATAGAAGTCAAACCTAATGTGCTGAATATAGGGACAGACCCTTTCATCCTGGGTGCGAAATTTAAGATATCAAAAGATCCGGTTGAATTCTCTATCAGTGTAGAAGCACCGAATATACTCTGGAAAAGTGCATCTGCTTTGCTGGCTCCAAATATCAGTTCAAGGCTGAATATGTTTAATCTGGATAAACCCATTTTTGCCAAAGCTATTATAGAAGGAAATATGGGTGCAGGGGGAGATCCTTCAATTTTTGTAAAAGCAGCGATAAAGGATAATACGCTGACAGGTTTTGGAGGAATAGTCGATAATTGTAATTTTGCGGGTGTTTATACCAATAATTTTATCAATGGAAAAGGTTATACAGATGAGAACTCTGCGATTAAACTTTATCATTTCTCTGGTAGTTATAAAGAACTTCCTTTTACAATTGATACTGTTTTTATTCATAATCTGGATAAACCAGTAGCAACCGGTATTTTTAAATCTCAGTTTAATGTTGCTAAATTATCTACTGTTTTAGGCACCGACGTTTTAAACTTTACCAAAGGCACGGCCGATGTAAAATTGAACTATAGTGCAGATATTGTAGACTTTAAGTTGAATAAACCGATGTTAACCGGAACAATCAACGTAAAAAATGCAGATGTAAGTTATGTACCCAGAGGGGTTAATTTTAAAAACACATCTATTTTCCTGGACTTCAAAGGCCCGGATCTTTTGATTCATGACATCAGGCTTCAAAGTGGTAAAAGCGTGGTCTTTATGGATGGGAGTGTGAAAAATTTCCTGAATCTTTACTATAATTCCCCGGAGAAAATTCTGCTGAACTGGAGGATGCATAGTCAAAACCTCTATTTAGGTGATTTTCTTGCCTTTTTGGGAACCAGGAAAAATAGTACACCCGTTAAATCAAAGAATAAAAGCAATAATTTCGCTACTCAGATGAATACGATGCTCGAAAAGGGCAATGCTGAAATCAATTTACGAGTTGATAAAGTTCATTATAACAAATTTACAGGAAGTAACGCAACGGCAGATATTTTCCTCTCTGAAAATGGATTGAATTTGAAAAATGTAAGTTTAAAACATGGCGGAGGCTCGATTAAGCTTAACGGGAAATTACAGCAAAATGGCCGTTTGAATAACTTCGCATTAAATACGGTAGTTTCCAACGTCAATATCAGTGACTTCTTTTATTCATTTGATAATTTTGGTCTGGAAAGCCCGACTTATAAAAATCTGAAAGGTAGTTTCTTTACCAAAACCAATGTTACAGGGAGTATAGACGGACAGGGTAAACTTATCCCGGGCTCCATGAATGGAAACGTTAATTTTGACCTTAAAAAAGGAGCTTTACTCAATTATAATGCAGTGAAAAGTATTGGGAAGTTTGCTTTTCCGTTCCGCAATCTGGACAATATTACATTTGATAACCTTAATGGTAATTTTGATATCAAAGGAAGGCTTGTTACTATCAAACCGATGATGATCAATTCAAGCTTATTGAACATGAACCTGGCGGGTGTTTATGCAACTACCGGAAAAGGGACAAATATATTGCTTGATGTGCCGCTCCGAAATCCGAAGAAAGATGAAGATATTACGGATAAACAAGAGCTTAAAGAGCGTAGGATGAAAGGGATTGTCATACACATCCTCGCCACGGACGGAGAGGACGGTAAGATCAAATTTAAGCTGGTTGGAAAAAAAGATAAGGACAGTTAA
- a CDS encoding outer membrane beta-barrel protein, with protein MKRILTLNLALLLACGFSITANAQQETKTANDEPRYTFSPAYEFLRSTHSNYFNGPSFKVTRNLESRFKPGIGIGYATTKLHFDNALLLHNMKLIPVYANVSYDITNKSKFEPFAEASAGITFLRYDRSSEADPLTIKRINERGLYLYGGFGVRYKVTNRIAPYISAGFKGFNNTLNDLDINPHGITFQAGVRF; from the coding sequence ATGAAAAGGATTTTAACTTTAAACTTAGCACTGCTTTTAGCGTGCGGTTTTTCAATCACTGCGAATGCTCAACAAGAGACAAAAACGGCAAACGATGAGCCGCGATATACTTTCTCTCCAGCCTATGAATTTCTGCGTTCTACGCACAGCAATTACTTTAACGGGCCATCATTCAAAGTAACCAGGAATCTGGAAAGTCGTTTTAAACCAGGTATTGGAATTGGCTATGCTACTACAAAACTGCATTTTGATAATGCCTTGCTTCTTCATAACATGAAACTTATCCCGGTTTATGCCAATGTAAGTTATGATATTACGAATAAATCTAAGTTTGAACCTTTCGCAGAGGCTTCGGCAGGTATTACTTTTCTCAGATATGACCGTTCCAGCGAAGCAGATCCGCTAACTATCAAACGTATTAATGAAAGAGGATTATACCTGTACGGTGGTTTTGGCGTCCGCTATAAAGTAACAAATCGTATTGCACCTTATATCTCAGCTGGTTTTAAAGGATTTAACAATACCCTTAACGACCTGGATATTAACCCTCATGGTATAACTTTTCAAGCAGGTGTACGGTTTTGA
- a CDS encoding PAS domain-containing sensor histidine kinase: MSAQNIQEQLRAEIKELQLQLEEANGTIKAIRSTENPVSQEHLILLANHIPQITWTNLPSGQFNFFNERWYDYTGLSFDATFQKSWDHIIHPDDLSVTTEKFNYCMKTGEVFEIENRYKRNDGIYRWHLNRSIPLRNENNELLFWIGTATDIDDQRKSIEKKDEFIGIASHELKTPLTSLKAYLQLISNYKKEVVPGQVKTFIVKAESSIGKLQALVNDLLDVSKIQAGKLDFSQAPLSVKELITTCAENAGYMFPDYNIIFNPGADVRIKGNTERLEQVLMNLVNNAVKYSPLHKDIILSFTKEGNQVRISVTDYGIGLSTSQLEKIFERFYRVDVKNTMASGLGMGLYISMEIVKNHKGTIGVQSRINKGSTFYILLPLLS; the protein is encoded by the coding sequence ATGAGCGCTCAAAATATACAAGAACAGCTGCGGGCTGAAATAAAAGAATTGCAGCTTCAGCTGGAAGAAGCGAATGGCACTATAAAAGCTATCCGGTCAACGGAAAATCCAGTGAGCCAGGAGCACCTGATACTGCTGGCTAATCATATTCCTCAGATTACCTGGACTAATTTACCTTCCGGACAGTTTAACTTCTTTAATGAACGCTGGTACGATTATACAGGCTTGTCTTTTGATGCCACATTTCAAAAATCATGGGATCATATTATCCATCCCGATGACTTGTCTGTAACCACCGAAAAATTTAACTACTGTATGAAAACCGGAGAGGTTTTTGAAATTGAAAATCGCTACAAACGGAATGATGGTATTTATAGATGGCATCTTAACCGGAGTATTCCTTTAAGAAATGAAAATAATGAACTCCTGTTTTGGATCGGTACTGCAACGGATATCGACGATCAGCGTAAATCCATCGAAAAGAAAGATGAATTTATTGGAATTGCCAGTCATGAATTAAAGACACCTTTAACCAGTTTAAAAGCTTATTTACAGTTGATCTCTAACTATAAGAAAGAAGTTGTTCCTGGTCAGGTAAAAACATTTATCGTCAAAGCTGAAAGTTCAATAGGGAAATTACAAGCGCTGGTTAATGACCTGCTGGATGTAAGTAAGATCCAGGCCGGGAAACTGGATTTTAGTCAAGCACCACTGAGCGTTAAGGAATTGATTACCACCTGTGCAGAGAATGCAGGATATATGTTCCCTGATTATAATATCATTTTTAATCCTGGCGCAGATGTACGCATTAAAGGAAATACAGAGAGATTAGAACAGGTACTGATGAATCTGGTTAATAACGCAGTAAAATATTCGCCACTGCATAAAGATATTATACTATCATTTACTAAAGAAGGTAATCAGGTCAGGATCTCTGTGACAGATTACGGAATCGGACTTTCCACCAGTCAGCTGGAAAAGATCTTTGAAAGATTTTATCGTGTTGATGTTAAAAATACGATGGCCAGTGGATTGGGAATGGGATTATATATCTCTATGGAGATCGTCAAAAACCACAAAGGTACAATAGGTGTTCAAAGCAGAATTAATAAAGGCTCTACTTTTTACATTTTATTACCTTTGCTTTCATGA
- a CDS encoding NAD(P)-dependent oxidoreductase, which translates to MNIVLIGASGFVGSAILKEALNRGHEVTAVVRNPEKITVHHDHLKIEKADVLDAAQVTKVVNGKDAVISAYNSGWTNPEIYADFLKGSQAIQAGIKASDVKRYIVIGGAGSLEVAPGVQAVDTPDFPAAYKPGATAARDYLNIIKEEKDLDWTFFSPAFEMGPQTSGVRKGSYRTSLDTPVFDENGRSILSVEDLAVAIIDELENAKHVKQRFTAAY; encoded by the coding sequence ATGAATATAGTCTTAATCGGAGCCTCTGGATTTGTAGGTTCAGCCATCTTAAAAGAAGCATTAAACAGAGGTCACGAAGTAACCGCTGTAGTGAGAAACCCTGAAAAAATCACAGTACATCATGATCATTTAAAAATAGAAAAAGCTGATGTACTGGATGCCGCTCAGGTAACCAAAGTAGTAAATGGTAAGGACGCAGTGATCAGCGCTTACAATTCCGGATGGACTAATCCGGAGATTTACGCAGATTTTTTAAAGGGTTCACAAGCTATACAGGCTGGTATTAAAGCATCGGATGTGAAAAGATATATCGTAATTGGTGGTGCCGGAAGTTTAGAGGTTGCCCCTGGCGTACAAGCTGTTGATACACCTGATTTCCCTGCTGCTTATAAACCTGGTGCAACTGCTGCCAGGGATTATCTGAATATTATTAAGGAAGAAAAAGATTTAGACTGGACGTTTTTCAGCCCGGCTTTTGAAATGGGCCCGCAAACTTCAGGAGTTCGTAAAGGTTCTTATAGAACAAGTTTAGATACACCGGTATTTGATGAAAATGGCAGAAGTATTTTATCAGTAGAAGATTTAGCGGTTGCTATTATTGACGAACTGGAGAATGCAAAACATGTAAAACAACGTTTTACTGCTGCATATTAA
- a CDS encoding BamA/TamA family outer membrane protein, translated as MQKTIFLFSFLFITYSANAQNAADAISANNQVRDTSNKRDLIDYAKILFKIKPGVKTGENPRKVFFSLLPIGGNVPGGGTALITSTSAGFYLGERKTTNISNVTFTPYWNLKSRFGLPLRSNIWLADNTWNIQGDTRFLVYPQYTWGLGSGHEDQKLLVDYKYIRFYQSALKRIKPYFYAGFGYTLDYFVNVRAADPGLQKFTGYNSGTEEGSNSFSSGVSFNLLYDTRNNSINPLPGSYLNLVLRTNPKFLGSQTSWKSLYIDARKYISLNTKPHQQNTLALWSYFWTGLNNGIPYLNLPSIGWDPYNKSGRGMDQNRYRGKSLFYVESEYRRDITDNGLFGFVVFANATSVAEPETNSFKAIHPAVGAGMRIKFNKGSNTNIAIDYGVSKGFSGFSIGLGEAF; from the coding sequence ATGCAAAAAACTATCTTTCTGTTCTCTTTCTTATTTATTACTTACAGCGCAAATGCACAAAATGCGGCTGATGCCATTTCTGCCAATAATCAAGTCCGTGATACTTCGAATAAACGGGATTTAATAGACTATGCCAAAATATTATTTAAAATAAAACCAGGAGTAAAAACCGGAGAAAATCCAAGAAAAGTTTTCTTTTCACTCTTGCCTATCGGAGGTAATGTACCAGGGGGAGGAACTGCATTGATTACCTCAACCAGTGCAGGTTTTTACCTGGGTGAGCGTAAAACCACAAATATCTCCAATGTTACTTTTACACCCTACTGGAATTTAAAAAGCCGGTTTGGATTACCGCTGCGTTCCAATATCTGGCTGGCGGACAACACATGGAATATTCAGGGAGATACGCGTTTTCTTGTCTATCCGCAATATACCTGGGGTTTAGGGAGTGGGCATGAAGATCAGAAACTACTGGTTGATTACAAGTATATCAGATTTTATCAAAGTGCATTAAAGCGAATCAAACCTTATTTTTATGCAGGTTTTGGTTATACGCTGGATTATTTTGTAAATGTCAGGGCAGCTGATCCAGGTCTACAGAAATTTACTGGTTATAATTCAGGAACTGAAGAGGGAAGTAATTCTTTTTCATCAGGAGTATCTTTTAACTTATTATATGATACGCGGAATAACTCTATCAATCCATTGCCAGGAAGTTATCTGAATTTGGTTTTAAGAACCAACCCTAAGTTTTTAGGAAGTCAAACGAGCTGGAAATCACTTTATATAGATGCGAGAAAATATATCTCACTGAATACCAAACCTCACCAACAGAATACACTGGCTTTATGGTCTTATTTCTGGACAGGTTTAAATAATGGGATCCCCTATCTGAATTTACCAAGTATTGGATGGGATCCTTACAATAAGTCTGGTAGAGGAATGGATCAAAACAGATATAGAGGAAAATCGTTATTTTATGTAGAGAGTGAGTACAGACGGGACATTACCGATAATGGTCTGTTTGGCTTCGTTGTTTTTGCCAATGCAACTTCAGTAGCTGAGCCGGAAACCAATTCTTTCAAGGCAATTCACCCCGCAGTCGGAGCAGGTATGCGGATCAAATTCAACAAGGGTTCCAATACAAATATAGCGATTGATTATGGCGTAAGTAAAGGATTCTCCGGCTTCTCTATCGGTCTTGGAGAAGCTTTCTAA
- the thiD gene encoding bifunctional hydroxymethylpyrimidine kinase/phosphomethylpyrimidine kinase: MDDPLNQNPLLFVYILIVLLEIIHFLNYGFKSAIYWRSKSLLKYQLNMNTEFNYSYPVVLTIAGSDSGGGAGIQADLKTISALGCYGTSAITAITAQNTMGITNLFELPVSVVTDQIKAVTEDIKPHAIKIGMIPNSALLQAIFDILSLYPEIPVILDPVMIATSGRRLVEQNTIELLKTVLIPITALVTPNLDEAAILADMEISTVAQMKIAAHQILNFGGQAVLIKGGHLKGSKLYDVYLDKTGKEIVYENDTISSQNTHGTGCTLSAAIACFIARNMELPEAIKNAESYVHRAIYEGLDVKTGKGKGPLNHFYAPIPLIKLPVDMKN; this comes from the coding sequence ATGGATGATCCGCTCAATCAGAATCCCTTGTTATTCGTGTATATATTAATAGTTTTACTTGAAATTATACATTTCCTGAATTACGGATTCAAATCAGCAATCTATTGGAGAAGTAAATCTTTATTAAAATATCAATTGAACATGAATACTGAGTTTAATTATAGCTATCCGGTTGTATTAACTATTGCCGGATCTGATAGTGGCGGCGGCGCGGGCATCCAGGCCGATCTAAAAACAATCTCGGCTTTAGGCTGCTATGGAACCTCTGCAATTACAGCCATTACCGCACAAAACACGATGGGGATTACCAATCTGTTTGAGCTGCCTGTTAGTGTTGTGACCGACCAGATTAAAGCTGTAACCGAAGATATCAAACCTCATGCAATCAAAATAGGTATGATCCCAAATTCAGCATTATTACAGGCCATATTTGATATTTTAAGTTTGTATCCTGAAATCCCCGTGATTCTGGACCCGGTGATGATCGCCACGAGTGGCCGCCGTTTAGTGGAACAAAATACTATTGAATTATTGAAAACAGTATTGATCCCTATAACTGCTTTAGTCACGCCAAATCTGGATGAGGCGGCCATTTTAGCAGACATGGAAATTTCTACAGTAGCACAGATGAAAATTGCAGCGCATCAAATCCTCAATTTTGGTGGCCAGGCGGTATTGATTAAAGGCGGACATTTAAAAGGCAGCAAACTTTATGATGTTTATCTTGATAAAACCGGGAAGGAAATCGTCTATGAAAATGATACTATTTCCAGTCAAAATACACATGGTACAGGCTGTACGTTATCTGCTGCTATTGCTTGTTTTATAGCACGAAACATGGAATTGCCCGAGGCTATAAAAAATGCAGAATCTTATGTGCATCGTGCTATTTATGAGGGGCTTGATGTGAAAACAGGAAAAGGTAAAGGGCCATTAAATCATTTTTATGCTCCTATTCCGCTGATTAAGCTGCCTGTGGATATGAAAAATTAA